Proteins encoded by one window of Modestobacter marinus:
- a CDS encoding alpha/beta hydrolase has protein sequence MTALLVTLSACSSPSEPTARLDPGPDNVQVTEGLTYWSDDQTELKLDACLPTDAEEPLPAVLIVHGGGFTEGARDSTGVRTLCELTAEQGAAAFSVDYRLAPEFTYPAQVDDLANAVQWLRDPAQVEQFGIDPARIGAIGSSAGAIIAQSLATRGEGPLDSGARLAAVASLSGVSVLSPEGLELGQPSEDAADLVLNYLGCTSVTDCPQSVPASPITGVDPSDPPMLLVNGTDELVPAEQPEALAAALDAVGVPAELLLVDGPKHGITLLDSDVRRQVLDFLQEQL, from the coding sequence GTGACCGCACTGCTCGTGACGCTGAGCGCCTGCTCCTCGCCGTCCGAGCCGACGGCCCGGCTCGACCCCGGTCCCGACAACGTCCAGGTGACGGAGGGCCTCACGTACTGGTCCGACGACCAGACCGAGCTGAAGCTGGACGCCTGCCTCCCCACCGACGCCGAGGAGCCGCTCCCGGCGGTGCTGATCGTGCACGGCGGTGGCTTCACCGAGGGCGCCCGCGACAGCACCGGCGTCCGCACCCTGTGCGAGCTGACGGCGGAACAGGGCGCGGCCGCCTTCTCCGTCGACTACCGCCTCGCACCCGAGTTCACCTACCCCGCCCAGGTCGACGACCTCGCCAACGCCGTGCAGTGGCTGCGCGACCCCGCCCAGGTGGAGCAGTTCGGCATCGACCCGGCGCGGATCGGCGCCATCGGCAGCTCGGCCGGCGCGATCATCGCGCAGAGCCTGGCCACCCGCGGCGAGGGTCCGCTCGACAGCGGTGCACGGTTGGCGGCGGTGGCGTCCCTGAGCGGCGTCTCCGTGCTCTCCCCCGAGGGCCTCGAGCTGGGGCAGCCCAGCGAGGACGCCGCCGACCTGGTGCTGAACTACCTGGGCTGCACCTCGGTGACCGACTGCCCGCAGTCGGTGCCGGCCTCCCCCATCACCGGGGTGGACCCCTCCGACCCACCGATGCTGCTGGTCAACGGCACCGACGAACTGGTGCCCGCGGAACAACCGGAGGCACTCGCAGCAGCCCTGGACGCCGTCGGCGTGCCGGCGGAGCTGCTGCTCGTCGACGGGCCCAAGCACGGCATCACGCTGCTCGACAGCGACGTGCGGCGCCAGGTCCTCGACTTCC